The following proteins come from a genomic window of Archocentrus centrarchus isolate MPI-CPG fArcCen1 chromosome 3, fArcCen1, whole genome shotgun sequence:
- the mrps11 gene encoding small ribosomal subunit protein uS11m isoform X2, whose amino-acid sequence MWKQRAAADSVQHCCQTSGERSFIQLRVCEGLQVRLTSKSLYCHFCSCSYLPPLPGQDTALRWGGKKFEDLPIVHIKATYNNTHIQLTDHAGQSMVRTSCGTEGFKNVRKSTPIAAQTAAISAAAKAAAKGVTFVRVVVKGLGPGRLSAIKGLTMGGLEVVSITDNTPVPHNGCRPRKARRI is encoded by the exons ATGTGGAAGCAGAGGGCTGCAGCGGACAGTGTGCagcactgctgtcagacatcagGAGAAAGAAGCTTCATCCAGCTCAGGGTCTGCGAGGGACTTCAGGTCAGGCTCACATCCAAgagtctttattgtcatttctgcAGTTGCAG CTATTTACCTCCACTGCCTGGTCAGGACACGGCACTGAGATGGGGTGGAAAGAAGTTTGAGGACTTACCGATTGTTCACATTAAAGCCACATACAACAA CACTCACATCCAGCTAACAGACCACGCGGGGCAGTCCATGGTGAGGACGTCCTGCGGCACAGAAGGTTTCAAAAATGTCAGGAAGTCGACACCGATCGCTGCTCAGACTGCGGCCATCTCTGCTGCCGCG AAAGCTGCAGCGAAGGGAGTCACCTTTGTTCGTGTTGTGGTCAAAGGTCTTGGTCCCGGGCGTTTG TCTGCAATCAAAGGCCTGACAATGGGAGGCCTTGAGGTGGTATCTATCACTGACAACACCCCCGTGCCACACAATGGATGCCGCCCACGCAAAGCCAGAAGGATCTGA
- the pdpr gene encoding pyruvate dehydrogenase phosphatase regulatory subunit, mitochondrial — protein sequence MCSCVRSSRALSPVMLPRLRLLQQTGYRLAGRSLWTSPQSLMASGDSQLLPLPSQARVVICGGGIVGTSVAYHLARLGWTGIVLLEQGRLGAGTTRLCAGIVSVAKPISIECEMAKYSSSLYQQLEVETGVKTGYVKTGSLCLAQNQDRFISLKRLASRLKVMGINCNIIKPKDVAKLHPLVNIHDLVGALHLPEDAVVSPPEVNHALAVAAARHGVQILERTSVQQVLVEKGHVTAVETDRGSIQCEYFVNCAGQWAYELGQASEVKVSVPLHGCEHFYLLTKPLQEPLPPNAPVVIDMDGRIYVRPWQGGLLSGGFEKNPKPIFTEGRNQLEIQNMQEDWDHFEPMLSALLRRMPNLESAEIHQLVNCPESFTPDMRCLMGETPGVSSYYVLAGMNSSGLAFAGGAGKYLAEWMTYGYPAANVWPLDIKRFGNLQSSRTFLRHRVMEVMPLLYELKVPRWDFQTGRQLRTSPLYDRLDTQGARWMEKHGFERPKYFVPPGKDLLSLDQSKTFYKPDWFDIVGAEVKCCKEAVCVIDMSSFTKFELTSTGDQALELLQHLCANDLDVPVGHIVHTGMLNERGGYENDCSVVRISKNSFFIISPTDQQVHCWSWIKKHMPNDPHLHLEDVSWKYTALNLIGPRAMDVLAELSYVSMTPEHFPSMFCKEMSVGYANGIRVMSMTHTGEPGFMLYIPIEYALHVYNEVMSVGQKYGIRNAGYYALRSLRIEKFFAFWGQDLDAFTTPLECGREFRVKFDKDTDFIGREALLQQRQDGVTRRFVMLVLEDHDTELDLWPWWGEPVYRNGQLAGTTTSSAYSYTLERHVCLGFVSPPPGPKGLPTPITPDFINRGDYEVDIAGQRYPAKAKLYPFSSLFAQQKRRKDGMELSNLQGK from the exons ATGTGCAGCTGTGTGCGGAGCTCCAGGGCTCTGTCCCCTGTCATGCTCCCCCGGCTGCGGCTGCTGCAACAGACGGGGTATAGATTGGCTGGCAGGAGCCTCTGGACTTCCCCTCAGAGTTTGATGGCCAGTGGAGACTCCCAGCTGCTTCCACTGCCCAGCCAGGCGCGGGTGGTGATTTGTGGAGGAGGTATTGTGGGAACATCAGTGGCCTACCACCTGGCCAGACTGGGCTGGACTGGTATTGTGCTACTTGAGCAGGGCAG ACTTGGTGCAGGAACAACAAGACTATGTGCTGGTATCGTCAGTGTGGCCAAGCCCATTTCCATTGAGTGTGAAATGGCCAAGTACTCCAGTAGTCTTTACCAGCAGCTGGAGGTAGAGACGGGGGTTAAAACAG GTTATGTGAAGACAGGGTCTTTGTGTCTGGCTCAAAATCAAGATCGCTTCATTTCTCTTAAGCGTCTCGCATCAAGACTCAA GGTAATGGGGATCAACTGTAATATTATTAAACCTAAAGATGTGGCCAAACTCCACCCTCTTGTTAACATTCATGACCTGGTGGGTGCACTCCACCTCCCTGAAGATGCTGTTGTATCTCCACCAGAAGTTAACCATGCCCTTGCTGTGGCTGCAGCTCGACATG GGGTTCAGATCCTGGAGCGAACCAGCGTTCAGCAGGTTCTGGTAGAGAAGGGTCACGTAACAGCTGTGGAAACTGACCGTGGATCCATTCAGTGTGAATATTTTGTCAACTGTGCTGGACAG TGGGCTTACGAGCTGGGCCAGGCTAGTGAGGTGAAGGTGTCGGTTCCCCTCCATGGATGTGAACACTTCTACCTCCTCACCAAACCTCTCCAGGAGCCTCTTCCACCCAACGCACCAG TGGTGATCGATATGGATGGCAGGATATATGTACGACCGTGGCAGGGAGGCCTTCTGTCAGGAGGCTTTGAGAAAAACCCCAAACCCATCTTCACTGAGGGCCGCAACCAGCTGGAGATCCAGAACATGCAGGAAGACTGGGATCactttg AACCGATGCTGAGTGCCCTGCTGAGGAGAATGCCCAATCTTGAATCAGCTGAGATCCATCAGCTGGTCAACTGTCCCGAGTCCTTCACACCTGACATGCGCTGTCTGATGGGGGAGACCCCAGGTGTGTCCAGCTACTATGTGCTGGCAGGGATGAACTCCTCAGGCCTGGCCTTTGCTGGAGGGGCTGGGAA GTACCTGGCAGAGTGGATGACCTATGGATACCCCGCTGCCAATGTCTGGCCGCTGGACATTAAGCGCTTTGGCAACCTGCAGAGCAGCCGGACCTTCCTGAGACACAGAGTGATGGAAGTCATGC CCCTGCTGTATGAACTGAAGGTTCCTCGATGGGACTTTCAGACTGGACGTCAGCTGAGGACCAGTCCTCTGTATGACCGCCTCGACACCCAGGGGGCTCGCTGGATGGAGAAACACGGCTTTGAAAGGCCCAAATACTTTGTTCCTCCAGGAAAAG ATCTGCTGTCACTGGACCAGAGTAAGACTTTTTACAAGCCAGACTGGTTTGACATAGTTGGAGCAGAAGTGAAATGCTGCAAAGAGGCCGTCTGTGTCATTgacatgtcctccttcaccaaATTCGAACTGACT TCAACAGGCGATCAAGCGTTGGAGCTGCTCCAACATCTGTGTGCCAACGACCTGGACGTTCCCGTTGGACACATCGTCCACACCGGCATGCTGAATGAGAGGGGAGGCTATGAGAACGACTGCAGCGTGGTCCGCATCAGCAAGAACAG CTTTTTCATCATCTCTCCGACAGACCAGCAGGTCCACTGTTGGTCCTGGATAAAGAAGCACATGCctaatgacccacacctccaCCTGGAGGATGTCAGCTGGAAATACACTG CTTTAAATCTGATTGGACCTCGTGCAATGGACGTTCTGGCTGAGCTGTCGTATGTTTCCATGACACCTGAGCACTTCCCCTCCATGTTCTGTAAG gAGATGAGTGTGGGCTATGCCAATGGGATCAGAGTCATGAGCATGACTCACACCGGAGAACCAGGTTTCATGCTCTACATCCCCATAGAG TATGCGCTGCATGTGTACAACgaggtgatgtcagtgggtcagaAGTACGGGATCCGTAACGCAGGCTACTACGCGCTGCGGAGTCTACGCATAGAGAAGTTCTTCGCCTTCTGGGGTCAGGACCTCGACGCCTTCACCACCCCGCTGGAGTGTGGACGAGAGTTCAGGGTCAAGTTTGACAAG GACACAGATTTCATTGGTCGTGAGGCATTGTTGCAGCAGCGTCAGGACGGTGTGACGCGACGGTTTGTCATGCTGGttctggaggaccatgacaCTGAGCTCGACTTGTGGCCGTGGTGGGGTGAGCCCGTGTATCGTAATGGCCAACTAGCTGGGACGACCACCAGCAGCGCCTACAGTTACACCCTGGAGCGCCACGTCTGCCTGGGCTTTGTGTCTCCACCACCTGGCCCCAAGGGGCTCCCCACACCCATCACTCCTGACTTCATCAACCGTGGGGACTACGAGGTGGACATTGCTGGCCAGCGCTATCCAGCCAAAGCCAAGCTCTACcccttcagctccctctttgCGCAACAAAAGCGCCGCAAGGATGGCATGGAGCTCAGCAACCTCCAGGGAAAGTGA
- the pnoca gene encoding prepronociceptin has product MKTVVALLLLCLCDPGQSDCQADCLSCNNILPKQLSFNTMVCLIDCEGNISPSSSWDLCRAALASPISSPGGTMWKRSQEEVEGLFPGEEEQMKGRLLLPIALQRFDHVTNGLSVEGRDLGGKGRQPNTAYNSQNSMSLEDEYEEEEEGEEGGDADVAARGQGDAALISKRFGGFVKGRHGYRRLMSPGRSYQKRYGGFIGIRKSARKWNNQKRFSEFLKQYLGMSSRATEFNSVSEDLTQQNEV; this is encoded by the exons ATGAAGACTGTGGTGGCTCTGCTTCTGCTCTGTCTGTGTGATCCTGGGCAGAGTGACTGCCAGGCAGACTGCCTGTCCTGCAACAACATCCTGCCCAAACAGCTCAGTTTTAACACTATG GTGTGTCTCATTGACTGCGAAGGCAACATTTCCCCATCCTCCTCCTGGGACTTGTGTCGTGCAGCGCTGGCGTCACCCATTTCGTCCCCTGGTGGTACCATGTGGAAACGATCTCAGGAGGAGGTTGAGGGCCTGTTTCCTGGGGAGGAAGAGCAGATGAAAGGACGCTTGTTGCTTCCTATTGCACTGCAGAGGTTTGATCATGTGACCAATGGACTCAGTGTAGAGGGGAGGGATCTGGGTGGGAAGGGCCGTCAGCCCAACACTGCCTATAATTCCCAGAATTCAATGTCCCTTGAGGATGAgtacgaggaggaggaggaaggggaggaaGGCGGGGATGCTGATGTGGCAGCAAGAGGGCAGGGAGACGCAGCACTGATTTCTAAACGGTTTGGTGGCTTTGTCAAAGGCAGGCACGGCTACAGGAGACTTATGTCTCCAGGGAGATCGTACCAGAAGAGGTATGGTGGCTTCATCGGGATTCGGAAGTCAGCCCGCAAGTGGAACAACCAAAAACGTTTCAGCGAGTTCCTGAAGCAGTATCTGGGGATGAGCTCTCGGGCCACTGAGTTCAATAGCGTCTCAGAAGACCTCACTCAGCAGAATGAGGTCTGA
- the mrps11 gene encoding small ribosomal subunit protein uS11m isoform X1, whose product MNKFSCILFSSVSTVCRQLSLSLNASSASLCGSRGLQRTVCSTAVRHQEKEASSSSGSARDFSYLPPLPGQDTALRWGGKKFEDLPIVHIKATYNNTHIQLTDHAGQSMVRTSCGTEGFKNVRKSTPIAAQTAAISAAAKAAAKGVTFVRVVVKGLGPGRLSAIKGLTMGGLEVVSITDNTPVPHNGCRPRKARRI is encoded by the exons ATGAATAAATTTAGCTGTATATTGTTTAGTTCAGTGAGTACCGTGTGCCGACAGCTGTCGCTCTCCCTAAACGCAAGTTCGGCGTCTCT ATGTGGAAGCAGAGGGCTGCAGCGGACAGTGTGCagcactgctgtcagacatcagGAGAAAGAAGCTTCATCCAGCTCAGGGTCTGCGAGGGACTTCAG CTATTTACCTCCACTGCCTGGTCAGGACACGGCACTGAGATGGGGTGGAAAGAAGTTTGAGGACTTACCGATTGTTCACATTAAAGCCACATACAACAA CACTCACATCCAGCTAACAGACCACGCGGGGCAGTCCATGGTGAGGACGTCCTGCGGCACAGAAGGTTTCAAAAATGTCAGGAAGTCGACACCGATCGCTGCTCAGACTGCGGCCATCTCTGCTGCCGCG AAAGCTGCAGCGAAGGGAGTCACCTTTGTTCGTGTTGTGGTCAAAGGTCTTGGTCCCGGGCGTTTG TCTGCAATCAAAGGCCTGACAATGGGAGGCCTTGAGGTGGTATCTATCACTGACAACACCCCCGTGCCACACAATGGATGCCGCCCACGCAAAGCCAGAAGGATCTGA